The sequence CGGCGCCCGCCTCAACCACTACCTGGATGCGGCGGATCTGGTGGTCGCGATGGGCGGCGGGGTCGGCACCCTGCATGAGCTGACCGCCGCCCTCTACTACGCGGGCAACATCCGCCCCGTCCCCGTCTGGATCACCGGCCCCACCGCGCTGAAGCTGCTGGCCTTCCTGCGGCGGGAGAAGTGGCTGTTCGAGACGCCCACCCGGCCGCTGGGCTTCCTTGGCCAGGTCGCGTCGGCCTCCGCGTTCGCCGCCCGGCTCCACGACCTGATCGATGAGACCGACGGGAAGGAGGCCCGCGCGTGACCGTCACCGCCACGAGCATGTTGGCGTCCAGGATCGCCGACACCGCCTGCGTCACCGGCAGGTTCACCCTGTCCGACGGGCAGGTGCTGGACGGGTACTTCGACGAGTACCGTCTGGCCGCCGACCCACAGCTGCTGCACGACGTCGCCGACGCCATGGCCGCCCTCGTCCCTGAGGACGCCGAAGTGCTGGCCGGGATCGAGCTGGGCGGGGTCCCGCTGGTCGTCGCCCTGGCGGCGGCGACCGGGCTGCCGGCCGCGTTCCTTAGGCGGCTGCCCAAGGGCTACGGCTCCAAGCGGCAGATCGAGGGCGCCCGCATCGAGGGACGCCGGGTCGTCCTGGTCGACGACGTGGTCCGCTCCGGCGGGCAGCTGCTGACCACGGCCCGGATACTGCGGGTCGCCGGGGCCCCGGTCACCGACGCGCTCTGCGTGCTGGAACGGCCGCTTGGCGGGCGGCTACTGCTGGAGGAGCACGGTGTCGCCCTGCACCCGCTGCTGGCCGAGGCCGACCTGCCCGGCTCTTCGGGGGCGGCGTCGTGAGGCCGGTGGTGCTGTTCGACCTGGATGGAGTGCTGCTGGACAGCCAGGACGCGCATCTGGCCACCCTCGCCGGGGTCGCCACCGCCGCCCTCGGGCGGCGGGTCACGGCCCGCGATCTGCCGCCGGGAGCCGTGACAACCCCCAGGGTCGAGGTGCTGTCCGCCCTGGGCGTCCGCGATCCGGATGGGCTCTGCGAGCTGTGGTGGGATGTCGCGCTGGCCACCGCCGCGGACACCCGGATCTTCCCCGGCGTCCTGGACGGGCTCATGGCCCTCAAGGACACCGGGGCGGCGACGGGCCTGGTCACCTTGCAGACCCTCACCCGGCTGCCCTGGCTGCTGCCGCCAGCGGTCCTGGACCTGCTGGATGTCACCGTCTGCCGGGAGGACGCCGAGCCCAAGCCCGCCCCGGACGGCATCTTCCTGGCCCTGGCCCGCCTCGCCGCGGCCCCGCACGACGCGGTGTTCGTCGGCGACACCCTCACCGACCGCACCGCGGCCTTTGAGGCCGGTGTCGCCTTCGCCGGGGCCGGCTGGGGCTATGCCGGGCCGGACACGCTCGCGGCCGGCGGCTGCCCGGTGGTGCTGACCGACCCCGCTCAGATCGGCCCCGGCCTCCTCGGCCTGGCCGCGGGCGGACGGGCACCACACCAGGTGTCGGCCCCCGCACGCTAAGCGATCTTGACGCCGGACCCGCTACAGTCGGTGGTGCAGCAGACCCGCCTCTCCCATGGCCGTCTGCTGCACCACCGATGTGATCAACGGATCTGGAGTCATGGTTTACACCGTGGGGGCGCGAGCTATCTGCGTCGAGCTGGAGAACTGAGAACCCTCTCAGTCCCTGTTCTCGGCCCGGCTCGGCGTGTGATCTTCCCCCACCTTCCACGACTCTCTTCGTGAGGCCATGCCGCCATGCGCTCGACGCAGATCCGCACCACGTTCACCGACTTCTTCACCTCCCGCGGCCACCAGCAAGTGCCGTCCAGCCCGCTGATCCCGGACGACCCCACCCTGCTGCTGGCCAACGCCGGGATGAACCAGTTCAAGCCCTACTTCCTGGGCGAGACCACCCCGCCCTTCCCCCGCGCCACCAGCATCCAGAAGTGCGCGAGGACCTCGGACATCGACAACGTCGGCCGCACCAACCGGCACGCGACGTTCTTCGAGATGATGGGCAACTTCTCCTTCGGCGACTACTTCAAGGAAGACGCCATCGCCTTCGCCTGGGAACTCCTGACCAAGGGCTACGGGCTGGAGAAGGACAAGCTCTGGATCACCGTCTTCGAGGACGACGACGAGTCCGAGCACCTCTGGCGCCGCATCGGAGTCCCCGCCAGCCGCATCCAGCGCCTCGGCATGGAGGACAACTACTGGTCCATGGGCGTCCCCGGCCCCTGCGGTCCCTGCTCGGAGGTCAACTACGACCGCGGCCCCGCCTTCGGCAAAGAAGGCGGCCCCGCCATCGACGGCGAACGCTACGTCGAGATCTGGAACCTGGTCTTCATGCAGTTCCAGCGAGGCGAGGGCGACAAGAAGGGCAACTTCCCCATCCTCGGCGAACTCGCCCGGAAGGGCGTCGACACCGGCCTGGGCCTGGACCGGCTCGCCGCGATCCTCCAGGACGCCCAGAACGTCTGCACCACCGACCTGCTGCTGCCCACCTTCGACAGCGTCCAGGACCTCGCCGGCCGGGCCTGCCCGGCCGAGGGCGAGGAGAAGGTGTCCTTCCAGGTCGTCACCGAGCACGCCCGCTCCATCGCCTTCCTCATCGCCGACGGCGTCCTCCCGGCCAAGGACGGCCGCGGCTACATCCTGCGGCGCCTGATGCGCCGCGCGATCCGCCATGCCCGTTGCCTGGGCATCGACGGGCCCGTCCTGCCCGCCACGACCGCCAGCGTCATCGGCAACCTCAGCGATGTCTGGCCCGAACTGACGGGCCAGGCCGCCCTCATCGAGCAGGTCGTCACCGCCGAGGAAGAGTCCTTCACCCGCACCCTGGCCCAGGGCACTCGCCTGCTGGACGCCGCGATCACCCACACCCGCGAGAAGCGGTCCGCGGCCCTGCCCGGTGAGACAGCCTTCGAACTCGCCGACACCTACGGCTTCCCGCTGGAGCTGACCGTCGAGGCCGCCCGCGAGGCCGGGCTGACGGTCGATGAGGAGCGGTTCGCCGCTTTGCTGGACGGGCAGAAGAAGCGCGCGAAGGCCGGCGGCAAGGCCAAGACCGCCGAGGCCCTGCGCAAGATGGACACCTACCGCGAGCTGGCCGCCCGGCTGCCGCGGACTGAGTTCCTCGGCTATGAGCACCTGTCCGCCGAAGCCACCGTCACCGGCCTCATGTCCGGCGGCACCGTCGTCCCGTCCGCCGGGGCGGGCGCCGAGGTCGAGCTGGTGCTGGACCGTTCGCCGTTCTATGCCGAGGCGGGCGGGCAGATCGGCGACACCGGCACCCTGACCACGACCGACGGCACCGTCCTGCGGATCACCGACACCCGCTACGGCCTGGAAGGCTTCCGAGTCCACTTCGCCTTCGTCCTCGAAGGTGAACTGACCACCGGCGCGACCGGCGAAGCCCAGGTGGATGCCGAGCGCCGGGCCGGGCTGGTGCGCTCGCACTCGGCCACCCACATCCTGCACGCCGTCGTCATGGCCACCCTCGGCGATCACGCCCGCCAGCAGGGCTCCCTCGTCGAGCCTGACCGGCTCCGCTTCGACTTCGCGCACTTCACCGCCCTTACCCCCGACCAGCTCCACCACATCGAGCAGGCCGTCAACGGCCACGTCCTCGACGACCCGAAGGTGACGGCCTGGCATGCCGACCGCGCCGAGGCCGAAGCCGCAGGCGCCATCGCGCTGTTCGGGGAGAAGTACGGCGAGCGGGTCCGCATCGTCGACATCGGCGACTTCTCCCGCGAGCTCTGCGGCGGCACCCACGTCGCCCACGGCTCCCAGGTCGGCACCTTCAGTCTGCTGTCTGAGTCCTCGATCGGCTCCAATCTCCGCCGCGTCGAAGCCCTCACCGGCCACAGCGCCCTCCGCCACCTCGACACCGAACGGCGGCTGCTGGGCGAGCTCGCCAGCCTGCTCGGTACCCGCCCCACCGAGGCTCCCGGAGCCCTGCGCAAGCGCCTGGAGGCCCTGGCGGCCGCGCAGGAAACGCTGTCCCGGCTGCGGGCTGAGGAACTGCGGCACCAGGCCGGACAGCTCGCCACCCAGGCCCAGCCCGTCGGGCAGGGGCAGCTGGTCGTTCGACTCGTCACGGGCATCGCCCCGGACGAATTGCGCGGCCTGGTCGCTGACACCCTCGCGCGACTCGGCCGCGGCCCCGTCGTCGTGGTCCTGGGCGCCGAACACAAGGGCAAGGCTCTCCTCGCCTCCGCGATCTCCTCCGGCCTCCACCAGGCCGGCACTCAGGCCAGCCGGATCCTCGCCGAGGCGGCTCGAACGGTCGGCGGCGGCTCCGGAGGCCGCGGCCCCCTTGCCAGCGCCGGAGGACGCCACCCCGAGGCACTCAACCAGGCCCTGGAAATCGCCGCCTACGAGGCCACCCGCCTGCTCAGCAACGGCTGACCAGCCCCCGCTGGCCCCAACACGGGCATGAGAGGGTCCCTGCAAGTCTGCGGGGACCCTCCGCGCATTTTCGCCACGACCGAGGGGGCTGAATTCTCCGCACAACATTGCTGAGTACTTCTGAGTCCCGGGGAACTCAGCGGCAATCCTGTGGTTTTCCTTTACTGGCCCGAGCAGAGCATTGAAGGAAAGACAGTTCGTGTCGGCGTACACGTGAACGTGCAGAGCCGCGTACGGATGAACGTGCAGAGTTCTTGATGTGTTGAGGGCTGGTCCGGCACTCTGCTGCATGTCCTGTTCAGGGGTGCAGAGGGGGGTGGGCCGTGGTCTTGGACCCGGAGCGCTGGCTGGAACTCCGGCGTTTCCGCGGCTTGGTCGAGTCTGGGGCGATGAGCCTGTCGGAGGTGGCCAAGGAGACCGGGCTGAACTGGCGGACGGTCAGCAAGTACTTGTCTGCCGACGGGCCCGCATCGCCTCCGCGCCGGTCGCCAATTGGTCGGGTGCGGGCGAGGGTGATCGACGAGTTCGCTCCGCTGGTCGATTCGATGCTGCGGGCCGAGATCCTGATGAAGGCCGCGGTCATCCACGAACGTCTCGCTCAGGAGTACGGTTTCACCGGCAACTACCAGCGTGTGAAGCTCTACGTCCAGGAAGCCCGGCCCCGGATCGCGGAGGAATTGGGCATCACGCCGAAGGAACTGGCGGGGATGCACCGCAGGTTCGAGGTGATTCCGGGCGCCCAGGCTCAGGTTGACTGGGGCGACGAGGGTAAGGTCCTCGCCCACATGGGCATCCCGAAGGTCTACTCCTTCCACATGACCCTGTCGTACTCTCGCGACCCATTCTGCTGCTTCACCACCAGCCAGGACCTGCAGACCTTCTTCGACTGCCACCGGCGGGCCTTCGCCCACTTCGGCGGGGTGCCGATGACGGTCGTCTACGACCGCACCAAGACCGTCGTCCGCCGCTACGTCGCCCCAGGCGAGGCAGTCCCGCTCCACCCCGAAGCGGTCGGCTTCGCCGGCCACTATGACTTCGACATCGACGTCCTGGCCGCCTACCGGCCCACCGGCAAAGGCCGAGTCGAACGCCAGGTCCTCATCGTCCGCGACCACGTCCTGTCCGGACGAGCCTTCTCCTCCGTGGAGGAGATGGACGCCGCCTTCGCAGCCTGGGTGCCGCAGCGGCGATCCCAGATCCACAAGACGCACCGGGACGTGATCGGCGAGCGGGCGGCCCGCGACCACGCGGCCCTCAAGCCGCTGCCCCCAGCCCCCTATTTGGTGGCAGAACGGCATCTGCGGCCGGTCGGCAAGGACTGCCTGATCGCTTTTGGCGGCAACCTCTACTCGGTGCCCGCCCACCGCGTCCGCCCGCGTCCGTGTCGTTGAGGAGACGCACTGGGACGGCCTTCCTACCGGCAAGGGACGCCGGACCACCACCGGTGACGTCCCGGCCCGGCCCCACCCGCAGCCCCGGGGCGAAGAAGCCGGCCCGTTGCAGGCCCTGCTGAACCGGGCCGCCGCCACCCGGATCGAGGTCGGCCGCCGCCCGCTGTCGGTCTACGACGAGCTGACCGGCACCCGCCCCTTCACCACCCACCCGAGCACGAGGGAAACGTCTTGAGCGAGCTGGTCAGCACCCGCATCCGCACCACGGCCGGCAAGCTCGGCCTGCCCCACCTGGCAGAGACCATCAACGAGTACACACGGCGGGCCGACGAAGGGAAGATGGGCTACCTCGACTTCCTCGACCTGGTGCTGTCCGAGGAACTCGCCGTCCGTGACGACCGCCGCTTCCGCAGCGGGCTGCGGACCTCGAAGCTGCCACACCACAAGACACTGGACGAGTACGACTTCTCCTTCCAGCCCGAACTCGACCCACGCAAGGTCAAGGACCTTGCCACCCTCTCGTTCGTCGAGGCCAAGGCGAACGCCGCCCTGCTCGGGCCGCCTGGGGTCGGCAAGACGCATATCGCAGTCGCCCTGGCTGTCGCGGCCTGCCGGGCTGGCTACTCGATCTACTTCACCAGCCTCGACGACATGGTCCGCCACCTCAAAACCGCCGAGTCCGCAGGCCGGCTGACCAGCAAACTCGGCTCCTATCTGCGGCCCAGCGTCCTTGTCGTTGATGAGGTCGGCTACCAGCCCCTGGAACGAGCCGAGGCGAACCTGGTCTTCCAGGTGATCTCGAAGCGTTACGAGAAGGGTTCTATCATCCTGACCTCGAACAAAACCTTCAGCGAGTGGGGACAGGTGTTCGGTGACGAGGTCCTCGCCACCGCCATCCTCGACCGCCTCCTGCACCACTGCGAAGTGATCCCCATCAACGGCCCCAGCTACCGACTGAAGAACCGCCTCATGGCCATCGAGCGAGAGACCGAAGTCGCCTAGGCCATGTTCGCGCTGATCGCCTTGCAGTTCAGCTGCGTGGCCTGGCCGCGGACCTGGTCCGGCTAGCCGCGACTGCAAGAACGACTGAAGCAACGATGAGCAGGGCCCTTACCGCAGTCTGCTGGTAGAAGACCACACTTCCTACGGCTGCTGCCACAGCAGCCAGCGCCAAGAGCACAACGAGCGCCCTGGATCGATCCTGGCCTATCACCTGCTGGTTCACGTAAATCCCCCTTCCCGAACCGGCATTCACTCTGCCACCTCAGCCTATCCCGGAGATCAACGGCCCACCATGCGCCGCAAGTGATCGTCCAGACATGACCTGAAAGCTCTGCACGTTCATCCGTACGCGGCTCTGCACTTCAGCTCGTACGCCGACAGTTCGTTCCCCGCTCTGGGCGACTCCGGCATGTTGACCACCTCCAGGAGCCTCCAGCCACGAGCCCCCCAAGCTCAACATGCAGGACTTGACAGACATCCCATGAGCTGGAGAGTCAAACGGTGAGTGCGTGAGCCCAGGTGAACCAGCAGTCCCTTTCCAGTCGGCAGCCCGCCGTTCAGCCCGAACGGATGCCCTAGACGCAATACCGGTGACTTTGAGGGTTTCGGGTCGTTGGGTGGAGTGTGCCAAGGCCCGGACAGGTGAAGTCGTCGGCGGACGAGAGGCTTTCGGATCGGATCGCGCTTGGGGTGCTGACCTGTGCGTTTCCGCCGG is a genomic window of Streptomyces gilvosporeus containing:
- a CDS encoding LOG family protein; amino-acid sequence: MTTLGRERTAVFFGGVVPASADEERLAEEVGMALAGAGFALWHGGYNGLMEAAARGAASKGGTVTAVTLADKHPEWGEFNPHVTDEVHLPDVGARLNHYLDAADLVVAMGGGVGTLHELTAALYYAGNIRPVPVWITGPTALKLLAFLRREKWLFETPTRPLGFLGQVASASAFAARLHDLIDETDGKEARA
- a CDS encoding orotate phosphoribosyltransferase — its product is MTVTATSMLASRIADTACVTGRFTLSDGQVLDGYFDEYRLAADPQLLHDVADAMAALVPEDAEVLAGIELGGVPLVVALAAATGLPAAFLRRLPKGYGSKRQIEGARIEGRRVVLVDDVVRSGGQLLTTARILRVAGAPVTDALCVLERPLGGRLLLEEHGVALHPLLAEADLPGSSGAAS
- a CDS encoding HAD family hydrolase, with the protein product MRPVVLFDLDGVLLDSQDAHLATLAGVATAALGRRVTARDLPPGAVTTPRVEVLSALGVRDPDGLCELWWDVALATAADTRIFPGVLDGLMALKDTGAATGLVTLQTLTRLPWLLPPAVLDLLDVTVCREDAEPKPAPDGIFLALARLAAAPHDAVFVGDTLTDRTAAFEAGVAFAGAGWGYAGPDTLAAGGCPVVLTDPAQIGPGLLGLAAGGRAPHQVSAPAR
- the alaS gene encoding alanine--tRNA ligase, whose amino-acid sequence is MRSTQIRTTFTDFFTSRGHQQVPSSPLIPDDPTLLLANAGMNQFKPYFLGETTPPFPRATSIQKCARTSDIDNVGRTNRHATFFEMMGNFSFGDYFKEDAIAFAWELLTKGYGLEKDKLWITVFEDDDESEHLWRRIGVPASRIQRLGMEDNYWSMGVPGPCGPCSEVNYDRGPAFGKEGGPAIDGERYVEIWNLVFMQFQRGEGDKKGNFPILGELARKGVDTGLGLDRLAAILQDAQNVCTTDLLLPTFDSVQDLAGRACPAEGEEKVSFQVVTEHARSIAFLIADGVLPAKDGRGYILRRLMRRAIRHARCLGIDGPVLPATTASVIGNLSDVWPELTGQAALIEQVVTAEEESFTRTLAQGTRLLDAAITHTREKRSAALPGETAFELADTYGFPLELTVEAAREAGLTVDEERFAALLDGQKKRAKAGGKAKTAEALRKMDTYRELAARLPRTEFLGYEHLSAEATVTGLMSGGTVVPSAGAGAEVELVLDRSPFYAEAGGQIGDTGTLTTTDGTVLRITDTRYGLEGFRVHFAFVLEGELTTGATGEAQVDAERRAGLVRSHSATHILHAVVMATLGDHARQQGSLVEPDRLRFDFAHFTALTPDQLHHIEQAVNGHVLDDPKVTAWHADRAEAEAAGAIALFGEKYGERVRIVDIGDFSRELCGGTHVAHGSQVGTFSLLSESSIGSNLRRVEALTGHSALRHLDTERRLLGELASLLGTRPTEAPGALRKRLEALAAAQETLSRLRAEELRHQAGQLATQAQPVGQGQLVVRLVTGIAPDELRGLVADTLARLGRGPVVVVLGAEHKGKALLASAISSGLHQAGTQASRILAEAARTVGGGSGGRGPLASAGGRHPEALNQALEIAAYEATRLLSNG
- the istB gene encoding IS21-like element helper ATPase IstB, with protein sequence MSELVSTRIRTTAGKLGLPHLAETINEYTRRADEGKMGYLDFLDLVLSEELAVRDDRRFRSGLRTSKLPHHKTLDEYDFSFQPELDPRKVKDLATLSFVEAKANAALLGPPGVGKTHIAVALAVAACRAGYSIYFTSLDDMVRHLKTAESAGRLTSKLGSYLRPSVLVVDEVGYQPLERAEANLVFQVISKRYEKGSIILTSNKTFSEWGQVFGDEVLATAILDRLLHHCEVIPINGPSYRLKNRLMAIERETEVA